The genomic segment GCGATTCACCGCACATGGCGGACGAGCTGGGCGCGCTGGTGGCGCACGGTGTCAAACGCGCGACATGCAGCGATTACCACGCCTGGCGGCAGGATGCCGAGCCAACCCTGCCGGGGGATTACCATATCATCCTCAACGGCGCGGGCGAACCGCTGTGCGTGATCCGCACCCATACGCTGCGCCTGGTGAAATTCTGCGATGTGACCGCCCCACTCGCAGCGCTGGAGGGTGAAGGCGATTTAAGCCTTGAGTACTGGCGGAATGAACATGAGGCATTTTTTACTCGCGCCGGCTGTTTTGCACCCGATATGGCCTTGATGTTCGAGGAGTTCGAGCTGGTGGAGCGGTGCCTCACCACACACTCGCGCGCGGCAGTTCGCTAAACCGGGTAGTGTAGCCGGGTGAGAGAAACTCGCGTTTCATCGCCCAGGGTTTGACTATCCCCTGGCCTGCAAACCAGAGCTTGCCCTTGCCAGAGCGATTATATTCATCCAGCAGATGCATCAATGGCGCGCTGTTGGGCTGCGGCGGATGTTCGTCGAAGAGATTGAGCTGCGCCACACCCTGACTGAAAAAATCCCCGAGCATGACGCCCGCTTTGATATAGCGATACCCTTCGCGCCAGATGGCGTCCAGCGCGCTCACGGCGAGGCGCACAATTTCACGGGTGTCGTTCGTGGGCGTCAGCGCCTGCCCCAGCGCCTGATTGCTGTAGCGCGCCTGCGGATCGTCATGTGGGCTGGTGCGAATAAACACCGCCACCTGACGGCAGAACTGATGCTCGTGGCGCAGCTTCTCCGCCGCTCGCTCGGCCCAGGCGCAGACCGCCTGGCGCATGTCCTGGTAATCCGTCACGCGGTAGCCGAACGATCGGCTGCAAACGATCTGCTGCTTCGGCGCGACAAATTCATCCATCGCGAGGCACGGCTCGCCGCGCAGCTCGCGCACGGTGCGCTCCAGCACCACGTTAAAGTTTTTGCGGATGACCCACGAGGGCGTGTTCGCCAGATCAAGCGCGGTTTCAATCCCCATCATCTCCAGTTTTTTGCTGAGCCTGCGCCCGACGCCCCACACGTCGCCTACCTTAAAATGCGGCAGCGCGCTGCGAAGCCGGGCCGGATCGCAGAGATCGACCACAACGCCTGACTTCGGCCATTTTTTGGTCGCGAGATTGGCAAGCTTGGCGAGCGTTTTGGTAGGCGCTATGCCGACGCCCACCGGCAGATGGGCTTCGCGCCAGAGCCGGTCGCGGATAGTCTGGCCGAAGGCGGTCAGCGACACCACGTTACTGACACCACGCAGATCGAGAAACGCCTCGTCGATCGAGTAGATCTCCACCTGCGGTGCCATCTCTTCGAGAATATCCATCACGCGTTTGCTCATATCGGCATAAAACGCGTAGTTGGAGCTAAATACCGTCACCTGGTGGCGCTCAAAGAGCGCGCGCTGTTTGAAATAAGGCTCCGCCATAGTGATGCCGAGCGCTTTCGCCTGGCGACTGCGGGCAATCACGCAACCGTCGTTATTGCTCAGCACCACGACCGGTTTATCCCGCAGGTCCGGGCGGAATACGGTCTCGCACGAGGCGTAAAAGCTGTTGACGTCGACCAGCGCGTACATCTCAGCGCCTCTTTTTCAGCACCCAGGTCACCACGCCGAAAATAACCACTTCGGCGTCGCTTCCAAGGTTTATTGGCGCGAAATCCGGGTTCATCGGCACCAGTTGCGCTACCGGGCGCAGGCGCAAGGTTTTCACCGTGAACTCCCCTTCCAGCGCCGCCACGACGATATCGCCCTCCTGCGGCTTTAAAGCGCTGTCGACCACCAGAAGATCGCCATCTTCGATCCCGGCGCCGTTCATCGACTCCCCGGACGCCCAGAGAAAATAGGTGGCGTTGGGATGCACAATGCAATACGCATCCAGACTGACACGCTTTTCAACGTAATCCTGCGCGGGTGAGGGAAACCCGCAGGCCACCTTCTCCAGAAACAGTGGCAAACCCTCAGCATCAGGCTGTGGCAAGAGACGCATCATTAACATGGCGTGCTCCATCCGTTTATTATGTTATTGTTTACTGTGTTTATATACAGTAGTTTGAATTGCGGTATTCTGACAACCCTATTTTTAAGCGAAGCGGCGTAATTGCCTGGAGAATGACCATTTTTGTGGTTTTACTGAGCGGATCGTAGCGATCCTCAGTACAGGAAAATGCGCGGCGGCTCTGAGGGCGTCAGGATCCAGCGCGAAAAATGCAGGCGTAAAAGGTACAGGCGAAAAAAAACCAGAGCATAAGCTCTGGTTTTAACGAGTAAGGAAAGTTAAGCGCCTTTGCGTTTTGGCAGTGTTTTCAGCAGATCTTCCGGGCTGATAGACGCGACCACGCTGCCAGGGTGTGGCATTTTCAGAATGTGGTTTTTGATTTTCCCCACCACATGCATTTCGCAGGGTTTGCAGTCAAAGCGCAGCGTTAACACTTCATCGCCATGCACCAGTTGCATCGGCGTCGCCTTCCAGCTCTTAATATTGCCTTTCGCCTGTTTCGGGCAGAGGTTAAAGGCGAAGCGCAGACAGTGTTTGGTGATCATCACCGGCACGTCGCCTTTTTCTTCATGCGCTTCATAGGCCGCGTCAATCAGTTGCACACCATAACGCTGGTAGAATTCACGCGCTTTATGGTTGTAAACGTTCGCGAGGAAGCTCAGATGCGTTTCCGGGTAGACCGGCGGCGGCACAGAGACAGGTTTGCGCACGCCGCGCTGATAATTTGCCAGGCGCGCGGCATCCAGCGCCTCGACGGCCTCTCGACGGAAGGCGTTCAACTGGCTATTCGGCACGAACAGCGCGCCCGGCAGCGTAACCTGCACGTCGCGGGCGAAATAAATCGTCTGCCCGAGTTTCGCCAGCCCCTCTTTCAGGCTGGTCAGTGCTTTTTCCGGGTTGTTTGCTTCATCGAACTGGCCGTCCAGCGTGTGCGTCACGCTGACGCCGTCTTCGCAGGTTAAGGTCAGGATCAGCTGTTCCTGCCAGCCGCCAAGTTCGATATCCACTGCCACGCGACGTTCACTGGAGGTTTTCAGCAACGCCTGCTGCCAGTTGTGATCGAGATTGCGGTTAAGCGTATGACGCGGGCGCAGGGTTTTCAGCGCGGCCGGCATCTCGTTCGGGAAAACGCGGTAGCGGTTTTCGCCCGTTTTTTCCGCCACGTTAACGCGAAAACCCACCACTTCGCGCTTAATCATCACGTTCAGCCCGTCACCGTTCGCGAGCGGCTCGGTGGCCTCGACATCCAGATAATCTTTCCCGACGCTCAGCACTTCGCCAACCGGCAGGCCGACAAACGTCGGCGTGTCGAACGCGCCGATATCCATTTTTCGGGCATTCACGAAGTAATCGGTACTGCCGCGGTGGAACGTTTTGTCGGTGGATGGCACAAAATAGTGCGCGGTATTGCCCACCGAAGCACGCGCAAGATCGCCCCGGTCTTCGATAATGGCATCCAGCATCTGACGATAATGTGCCGTGATGTTTTTCACGTAGCTCATGTCTTTGTAGCGCCCTTCAATCTTGAAGGAGCGCACGCCCGCGTCGATAAGCGCCGCCAGGTTGGCAGTCTGATCGTTGTCTTTCATCGACAACAGGTGTTTTTCATACGCCACGACGCGGCCCTGGTCGTCTTTCAGGGTGTACGGCAGACGGCAGGCCTGCGAGCAGTCGCCGCGGTTGGCGCTGCGCCCGGTCTGCGCGTGAGAGATATAGCACTGGCCGGAATAAGCCACGCAGAGCGCGCCATGAATAAAGAATTCGATGGTGGCATCGGTGTTTTCATGGATAGCGCGGATCTGATTGAGGTTCAGCTCGCGCGCGAGCACGATTTGCGAGAAACCGGCGTCGGAGAGAAACTTCGCTTTCTCCACGCTGCGGATATCGCACTGGGTGCTGGCATGCAGCTCAATAGGCGGAATATCCAGCTCCATGATGCCCATATCCTGCACGATCAGGGCGTCAACGCCCGCGTCGTAGAACTGGCCGATAAGCTTACGGGCCGGCTCCAGCGCGTCGTCGTGCAGAATGGTGTTGAGCGTGACAAACACTTTCGCGCCGAAGCGATGGGCGAACGGCACCAGGTCTGCGATGTCCTGGAGGCTGTTGCTGGCGTTGTGGCGGGCACCGAAACCGGGGCCGCCGATATAGACTGCATCTGCGCCGTGCAGAATGGCTTCGCGGGCGATGGCGGTATCGCGGGCGGGGCTGAGCAGTTCAAGGTGATGCGATTGCAGGCGCATAATTCGTCGTTATCCGTTATTTGAAAGACGGCTATTGTAGTCACATTCGGGGCGTACGGAAACTGTTTCACGGCGCGGCTGCCCGTTTGCCAGTCTGCGGGAAAGTATTGCACAAAGGTTTCGTTCGCGCGGCGCGCAAGACGGTGTACGATTGCGCGGTATTCCTGAATTATCACCTCAGTTTCATCGTGTCGTTGCAAATTGTCGTTGGCCGCAAGTTCGCTTGCGGCTTTTTTTATGCCCGCGGGTAGTGGATCAGTGAGTGAAAGCGCACCGGCAGCGGCGTCGGGTTACGATAGCCATGCGCCCTGTCGCCTGCAAACTTCAGCCCTTCGCCGGGGCCAAGCCGCCGCCAGACGCCTTCGGTGTGCAATTCCAGCTCGCCCTCAATCACGACCACATGCTCCGTGACGCCCTTCTCATGCGGCGTAGAGTCGCTCTGCGCGCCGGGCGCGAGCGTAATGGCGAGCATATCAAAGCGCAGCTGTTCATCCCACGGAAAGAGCGGCTCGACAATCATGGCGTGCTCCGCGTCAAACACCGGACGCGCGCCCGCCGCAGGCGGCGTAATAAACACAGAAAACGGCACGTTGAAACCAGTGGCGATTTTCCAGAGCGTCGCGACGGTTGGGCTTGATTCATTGCGCTCGATCTGCCCGAGCATCGCTTTTGACACGCCGGTCGCATCGGCGGCCTGCGTCAGGCTCCATGATTTCTGCTGGCGCAGCGTTTTCAGCGTCTGTGCAAGATGGGCGGTGATATCCATAGGCTCTCCTTTGTCGCGCCCAGTATAGCGCCTTGTGCGTTATAGCGCACGATGCTAGAGTCTCTGGACGTTATAACGCACAGCGGAGTTTTTATGTCTTTTCCCCGTCCGCGCTTAGCACTCCCCCCCGCACCCGCCGTGATCGCGGGCTTTGTCGCAGTGCTGGTCGGTTACGCCAGCTCTGCCGCGATTATCTGGCAGGCCGCCACGGCAGCAGGCGCGACATCCGCACAGACCGCCGGATGGATGACGATGCTGGGTATCGGCATGGGCGTGAGTACGCTCGCGTTAAGCCTGTGGTATCGCGCCCCGGTGCTGACCGCGTGGTCAACGCCCGGCGCGGCGCTGCTGGCAACAAGCCCTGTCGGCAGCAATCTGCATGAAACTATCGGAATATTTATCGTCGCCTCTGCGCTTATCGTGATATGCGGCGCCACCGGGCTGTTTGCCCGACTGATGAAAATAATCCCGCCAGGCCTGGCTGCCGCCATGCTGGCAGGCATTTTGCTGCGCTTCGGGTTGCAGGCATTCGCCACGCTGGACGGGCATTTCGCGCTGTGTGCCGCCATGACGGGCGCGTGGCTTTTTTGCAAAGCATTCGCCCCACGCTATGCCGTGGTGGCTGCACTGCTGGCGGGCGTCGCAGTCTGTCTCTGGCAGGGCGAAATAAATACCGGGGCGCTGCAGGTTCGCTTCGCGCCCCCGGAATTCGTATCGCCCGTGTTCACCCTCTCGTCGCTGCTCGGCGTCGGCCTGCCCTTCTTTCTGGTCACGATGGCCTCGCAAAACGCGCCGGGCGTCGCCACATTGCAGGCATCCGGCTACCGCGTGCCGGTGTCCCCGCTGATGGTGACGACGGGGCTGACGGCGCTGGTGCTCGCGCCGTTCGGCGTCTTTTCTGTCTGCATTGCCGCGATCACCGCCGCCATTTGCCAGAGCCCGGAGGCGCATCCAGTGCCGGAAAAACGCTGGATGGCGGCGGCGATGGCAGGCGTCTTTTATCTGCTGGCGGGCGTGTTCGGCGGCTCAATTGGCGCGCTGATGACGGCCCTGCCGCCGCCCTGGCTACAGACGCTGGCCGGGCTGGCACTGCTTGGCACCATCGGCAGCAGTCTGCATCAGGCGCTGGCGAACGAGCGCGCCCGCGATGCGGCGCTGATAACCTTTCTGGTGACGGCGTCAGGCGTGACGCTGCTGGGGGTCGGTTCGGCTTTCTGGGGGCTGGTAGCGGGTGGGATAAGCTACGCGCTGCTGGCGCGCCGGGCGAAATAAAAAGAGGGAGCCTGGCTCCCTCTGTTATGCGATTACCTGGGCGTGGGGTCAAACATGCGCGCGTCGGTCGCCATATCGTCGATAACCTGCTTAAGGTTCTCCACCGTAAGCGGTGTTTTCTCGTTATTCAGTTCCTTGCCTTCGCCTTTACGCACCACTTTTACCACGGTTTTTTGCGTTGTCGCGTCAATCAACTCACCTTCAAAAAACAGGCTGGTATCCATGGTGCGATGGCCGGTCGCCACCTCGGTGCCGGCCACCACCAGCGCTACCGGCAGCACTTCATAAAATTGCAGGCCCTCTTTGCTGCTGTCCACCGCCGTGATGGCACCGCGGAAAATAACGCTGCGTGGACCTGGCGTGGTCACCAGCGGTTTGCGGCTGGCGGCCGCGTTTTTAAGCTGCGTATTGGTGTAATTGAGCAGGCCGTCCAGTACCTTTTGTGAAATCTGCGCGGTCGGTTTTGGCGTCGGGTAATAAACGACAGGGTTATAGACAATCGAGTCGTAATTATTCAGGTTAAAACCCGGCGCGACCCAGCGCATAGCCGGTTTGCCGGTAGCCGAGGTGACCTTTTCAAGACCGGAATAGTCTTTCAGGAAGCCAGAATATTGTTCAGGTTTGGTGACGCTCGATGAACAACCCGCCAGCAGCAAAAGCGCCGCCAGTCCGGAAGCTTTAAATAACGATGTGCTGTGCATAAGAAAATCCCTGTGAGTGGGTGAGCACTGAATTTATAGCAAACGGGCGCGCAAAGAGATCGTGAAAAAACGAGACGCGAGAAGAAAAAGCGATCGCGGACGTAAAATAGGATAAGAACAATAAATAAATGTGATGCCAATTATAAAATTAATATACGCCGTTTATAAAAATGAGTGGCAGCCAGAGACGAAGGGCTCCGGCTGCGCCGCAGATCTTAGCGTTTTTTCGCGAGCATGGTCGCAAAACGCAGGCTGATACGATTGCCGCTGGCATCGGTCTTATGAAGCTGACCAACATCTTCATTATATTTAATGAGATCCCAGCCCTCATAATACTGGCGCAACTCCCCTTCACGGAAGGCAAACGGGAACCCCACTGTGCACGGATAATCGTCAGTATCCATCGCAGCCACAATCAGGTTATATCCGCCCGGCGCGGTGCAGCGTTGCATATTAGCAATCAGCCCCGGAATAGCCTGGCGCTCAAGAAACATCATTACGACGGTGGAAAGAATAAAGTCATATTCACCGTCAAAATGCAGCGTATTTAAATCTTTCACCGCCGTGTGCAGATTATTCAGCCCTTCAGCGGCCACAATACGCTCAAGATTCGCGACGCTCGCCGGGTTTTTATCCCACGCCGTTACCGTAAAACCGCGGGCGGCAAGATAGAGACTATTACGCCCGTTGCCGCAGCCGAGATCCAGCGCGCGGCCAGGCTGCACGTAGTTAATGGCGTTAACCACATCAGAGTGCGTGGCCGTCAGGCCATATTTTTCAGTGAAATAATTGTCAGCGCGAACGTTCATGGCATTTCCTCAAAGAGACCGCCAGAGATCGATGGCCACAGCGGCCTGTCGGCGAGGCGGTAAAGATACATTTTGAATGCATTTTATAAAAATTCCGTCCTGAACGCTATCGTCTTCCCGTCACGCTAAAATTTGCTACGGTTAATTATCGCCCCCGAAGGAAGCCATGATGAATAAATACCAGCTGAGCGAGGCCACGCGCGTCTACCGCTATACGCACAACGGCGAACCCTGCCATGTGACGCTGCGTCAGCTTATTGCGCTGCGTGATTTCGCCGATGTGAGCGCGGGGTCGCCCGGCGGTTGGGTGGAATCACCGGAGAACCTCAGCCAGCAGGGCACATGCTGGGTCTACGATCATAACAGCGTCGTGTTCGCCGGCGCGAAAATCCGCGGAAATGCGCGTGTCAGCCAGACGTGCGTGATTCATCACGCCGCGGTCATCAGCGATGACGCCTGGATAGACAGCGCGCACATCAGCGATGGCGCGCATGTGAGCGGGCGCGCCATGGTGCAGTGTTCAACGGTGCGTGGCGAGTGCCATCTTTTTGGCGAGGCGCGGGTGATGCAGAACAGCCTGGTCGTTGGCGCCAAAGGGCTGACCGCCGATGCCGACAGCGCGCTGCGTATTTACGGCAATGCCACGGTGAGCGCCTCACGCGTGGTACATCAGGCACAAATTTACGGGCGCGCGCTGGTCACGCATGCGTTTATTGAGCATCGGGCCGAGGTGTTTGAAAACGCAATTCTTGAAGGCAACGCCGACAACGATGTCTGGGTGTGCGACTGCGCGAAAATTCATGGTAACGCGCGGCTGGTCGCGGGGGTTGAAGAAAACGCCTCGCCGACGGTGCGCTACAGCTCAGAAGTCGCGGGCAACGCCCTCATTGAGGGCGACTGTCTGCTCGGCCATCATGTGCGTGTGGATGAACACGCCGTCGTTACCGGCGGCCCGGTACGTCTCGACAACCATGTGACTATCACCGGGCGCGCACACGTGCGCGGCGAAGTGATGATTGAAGATAGCGTGACCCTGCATGATGACGTGGTGGTCGCCGCGCCGCCCGGCGAAACCATCCGGCTGTGCGGATTTAAAACGCTGACCGGGAACGCACACATCCTGCGCACGCCCCTTCCGGGCCTGGCTTAGGCGTTGTCCGGGTCGATAATCCGCCCGTAAATATGCTGATCGTGAAACTGCCCGTTGAGGTATTCGGCCTCTTTTAAACGCCCTTCCAGCGTAAAGCCGTTACGCTGTGCCACGCGGTTGCTCGCCTCGTTGGTCACAATGCATTTGATAACAAAGCGCCGCACTTCGCCGTTTTGGGCGTAATGCGTAATCATCGTTTGCAGCGCGCTGGAGAGGATCCCCTGCCCCTGATGTTGCTCATCAAGCCAGTAGCCGATGTAACCCGCCTTGTTGGTAGGCTCAATCTGGTTAAACGACACTACGCCGACCAGCTCGCCCTCCAGCAAAATCATAAACATTTTGGCGTAGCCGCGGTGGTGCAACATATAGTTGCCCTGAATGGTCTGAAACGTATCCTCGACTTTGTTCACATATTGCGGCCAGTACATCGCTTTTTGCAGCCACGCTTTGTTGCGCTGCACCAGATCAAACAGCGGTTGCGCGAAACGTTCATGAACAGAATGCAGTTCGATGCGGTCATTGACGGTGAGAATCTCATCCTGCCAGGTCAGGCTGGTTGCGTTTTCCAGGGGAGGCTCCTTCTGTTGAGTAAGTCACTACAGTTACCATAGCCGACGGCATGAAAACACTGCCTGAATCCGTAGGGATGCGCCGGAAAACAGGAAAGAGAACCGGTGGCCGCAGCCGGTATGACGCTTATAAAAAAGCCCCGTCAAAACGGGGCTTGCAGAGCGCGTTTAACGCATCTGTCGGTCATCGACATACTGGCGTTTGTCCGGCGCGGGCGGGAAATATTGCCACAGCCAGGTTTCACTGATGGCCTCGCCCTGGCAGCGCAGGTACATGCGCATTTCGACCGGGTCTACGGAATCGGAGGTCGGATACCAGTCGAACTGAATGCGATAGCCGTCAAAAGGATCCACATACAAAATTTCCACCTGTTTCGCCTCGCCGCTGGAGAGCGTAATCACCGGTTCGATACCGCGCGGCGCAGCACCTTTCAGATCGCCGCCCACGAAATCCACCGCGACACGGCGCGACCACTGCGTCGGGAAATGTTCGCCCGGCGCCCAGCCTTCGGGGAAGCTGCCCATCCCGGTACGGGTCGCGTACACGCGCGCGAGCGGCGTGCGTACCGGCGCGTCCGCGCTCCAGTAAAGCCGGTACTGAAAGTTCAGTTTGTCG from the Cronobacter condimenti 1330 genome contains:
- a CDS encoding ASCH domain-containing protein, with protein sequence MTLDELQQKYSGARAWGFGDSPHMADELGALVAHGVKRATCSDYHAWRQDAEPTLPGDYHIILNGAGEPLCVIRTHTLRLVKFCDVTAPLAALEGEGDLSLEYWRNEHEAFFTRAGCFAPDMALMFEEFELVERCLTTHSRAAVR
- the umuC gene encoding translesion error-prone DNA polymerase V subunit UmuC: MYALVDVNSFYASCETVFRPDLRDKPVVVLSNNDGCVIARSRQAKALGITMAEPYFKQRALFERHQVTVFSSNYAFYADMSKRVMDILEEMAPQVEIYSIDEAFLDLRGVSNVVSLTAFGQTIRDRLWREAHLPVGVGIAPTKTLAKLANLATKKWPKSGVVVDLCDPARLRSALPHFKVGDVWGVGRRLSKKLEMMGIETALDLANTPSWVIRKNFNVVLERTVRELRGEPCLAMDEFVAPKQQIVCSRSFGYRVTDYQDMRQAVCAWAERAAEKLRHEHQFCRQVAVFIRTSPHDDPQARYSNQALGQALTPTNDTREIVRLAVSALDAIWREGYRYIKAGVMLGDFFSQGVAQLNLFDEHPPQPNSAPLMHLLDEYNRSGKGKLWFAGQGIVKPWAMKREFLSPGYTTRFSELPRASVW
- the umuD gene encoding translesion error-prone DNA polymerase V autoproteolytic subunit, whose translation is MLMMRLLPQPDAEGLPLFLEKVACGFPSPAQDYVEKRVSLDAYCIVHPNATYFLWASGESMNGAGIEDGDLLVVDSALKPQEGDIVVAALEGEFTVKTLRLRPVAQLVPMNPDFAPINLGSDAEVVIFGVVTWVLKKRR
- a CDS encoding peptidase U32 family protein, whose product is MRLQSHHLELLSPARDTAIAREAILHGADAVYIGGPGFGARHNASNSLQDIADLVPFAHRFGAKVFVTLNTILHDDALEPARKLIGQFYDAGVDALIVQDMGIMELDIPPIELHASTQCDIRSVEKAKFLSDAGFSQIVLARELNLNQIRAIHENTDATIEFFIHGALCVAYSGQCYISHAQTGRSANRGDCSQACRLPYTLKDDQGRVVAYEKHLLSMKDNDQTANLAALIDAGVRSFKIEGRYKDMSYVKNITAHYRQMLDAIIEDRGDLARASVGNTAHYFVPSTDKTFHRGSTDYFVNARKMDIGAFDTPTFVGLPVGEVLSVGKDYLDVEATEPLANGDGLNVMIKREVVGFRVNVAEKTGENRYRVFPNEMPAALKTLRPRHTLNRNLDHNWQQALLKTSSERRVAVDIELGGWQEQLILTLTCEDGVSVTHTLDGQFDEANNPEKALTSLKEGLAKLGQTIYFARDVQVTLPGALFVPNSQLNAFRREAVEALDAARLANYQRGVRKPVSVPPPVYPETHLSFLANVYNHKAREFYQRYGVQLIDAAYEAHEEKGDVPVMITKHCLRFAFNLCPKQAKGNIKSWKATPMQLVHGDEVLTLRFDCKPCEMHVVGKIKNHILKMPHPGSVVASISPEDLLKTLPKRKGA
- a CDS encoding helix-turn-helix domain-containing protein, with amino-acid sequence MDITAHLAQTLKTLRQQKSWSLTQAADATGVSKAMLGQIERNESSPTVATLWKIATGFNVPFSVFITPPAAGARPVFDAEHAMIVEPLFPWDEQLRFDMLAITLAPGAQSDSTPHEKGVTEHVVVIEGELELHTEGVWRRLGPGEGLKFAGDRAHGYRNPTPLPVRFHSLIHYPRA
- a CDS encoding benzoate/H(+) symporter BenE family transporter; amino-acid sequence: MSFPRPRLALPPAPAVIAGFVAVLVGYASSAAIIWQAATAAGATSAQTAGWMTMLGIGMGVSTLALSLWYRAPVLTAWSTPGAALLATSPVGSNLHETIGIFIVASALIVICGATGLFARLMKIIPPGLAAAMLAGILLRFGLQAFATLDGHFALCAAMTGAWLFCKAFAPRYAVVAALLAGVAVCLWQGEINTGALQVRFAPPEFVSPVFTLSSLLGVGLPFFLVTMASQNAPGVATLQASGYRVPVSPLMVTTGLTALVLAPFGVFSVCIAAITAAICQSPEAHPVPEKRWMAAAMAGVFYLLAGVFGGSIGALMTALPPPWLQTLAGLALLGTIGSSLHQALANERARDAALITFLVTASGVTLLGVGSAFWGLVAGGISYALLARRAK
- a CDS encoding DUF3313 domain-containing protein; translation: MHSTSLFKASGLAALLLLAGCSSSVTKPEQYSGFLKDYSGLEKVTSATGKPAMRWVAPGFNLNNYDSIVYNPVVYYPTPKPTAQISQKVLDGLLNYTNTQLKNAAASRKPLVTTPGPRSVIFRGAITAVDSSKEGLQFYEVLPVALVVAGTEVATGHRTMDTSLFFEGELIDATTQKTVVKVVRKGEGKELNNEKTPLTVENLKQVIDDMATDARMFDPTPR
- the tehB gene encoding tellurite resistance methyltransferase TehB encodes the protein MNVRADNYFTEKYGLTATHSDVVNAINYVQPGRALDLGCGNGRNSLYLAARGFTVTAWDKNPASVANLERIVAAEGLNNLHTAVKDLNTLHFDGEYDFILSTVVMMFLERQAIPGLIANMQRCTAPGGYNLIVAAMDTDDYPCTVGFPFAFREGELRQYYEGWDLIKYNEDVGQLHKTDASGNRISLRFATMLAKKR
- the ydcK gene encoding YdcK family protein, whose amino-acid sequence is MNKYQLSEATRVYRYTHNGEPCHVTLRQLIALRDFADVSAGSPGGWVESPENLSQQGTCWVYDHNSVVFAGAKIRGNARVSQTCVIHHAAVISDDAWIDSAHISDGAHVSGRAMVQCSTVRGECHLFGEARVMQNSLVVGAKGLTADADSALRIYGNATVSASRVVHQAQIYGRALVTHAFIEHRAEVFENAILEGNADNDVWVCDCAKIHGNARLVAGVEENASPTVRYSSEVAGNALIEGDCLLGHHVRVDEHAVVTGGPVRLDNHVTITGRAHVRGEVMIEDSVTLHDDVVVAAPPGETIRLCGFKTLTGNAHILRTPLPGLA
- the rimL gene encoding 50S ribosomal protein L7/L12-serine acetyltransferase — its product is MENATSLTWQDEILTVNDRIELHSVHERFAQPLFDLVQRNKAWLQKAMYWPQYVNKVEDTFQTIQGNYMLHHRGYAKMFMILLEGELVGVVSFNQIEPTNKAGYIGYWLDEQHQGQGILSSALQTMITHYAQNGEVRRFVIKCIVTNEASNRVAQRNGFTLEGRLKEAEYLNGQFHDQHIYGRIIDPDNA